In Kitasatospora gansuensis, a genomic segment contains:
- a CDS encoding MFS transporter, which yields MTDLQTPPVVAAPTPAPTRSGPLLALVLLGQFMALLDVSIVNVAVPGIRTGLGASGAALQLVVAGYTIAYAVLLITGARLGARHGYSRLFRIGLAAFTAASLACGLAPGTGWLIGFRVLQGAGAALMVPQVMSLIQRTFTGAARVRALGLYSAVLAGGMAVGQVLGGVLVSADLFGTGWRPVFLVNVPIGVLLLIASRRLLPVLPGDHGRRFDLVGLVVLAAALGLLVVPLVLGHELGWPVWGWVMLAGSAVLFGVFAVVERRIAARGGQPLVPGRVLRAPGLLPAAGAVFLIMAAFAGFLFAFALHQQAALGYSALRAGLLSAPPALGFGLSSLYWQRLPARLHRPLPPLALATTAGAYLLFGVLVSDGADLGLGAELALAVGGLAVGCAYSPLFAAALGRIDPADAADGSGVLVTVIQLGQVVGVALLGTLFLGRAALPAPPAESGRALLVTVVAVAAAFVLATGFALRTRRATAAGRD from the coding sequence ATGACGGACCTTCAGACACCGCCCGTGGTCGCCGCACCGACCCCGGCCCCGACCCGTTCGGGGCCGCTGCTCGCCCTCGTCCTGCTGGGCCAGTTCATGGCCCTGCTGGACGTCTCCATCGTCAACGTCGCGGTCCCCGGCATCCGGACCGGCCTGGGCGCCTCGGGCGCGGCCCTGCAACTGGTCGTCGCGGGCTACACCATCGCGTACGCGGTGCTGCTGATCACCGGGGCCAGGCTCGGCGCCCGGCACGGGTACAGCCGGCTGTTCCGGATCGGCCTGGCGGCCTTCACCGCCGCCTCGCTGGCCTGCGGTCTCGCGCCGGGCACCGGCTGGCTGATCGGCTTCCGGGTGCTCCAGGGGGCCGGGGCGGCGCTGATGGTGCCTCAGGTGATGAGCCTGATCCAGCGGACCTTCACCGGGGCGGCCCGGGTCAGGGCGCTCGGGCTGTACTCGGCGGTGCTGGCGGGTGGGATGGCGGTCGGGCAGGTGCTCGGCGGGGTGCTGGTCAGCGCGGACCTGTTCGGCACCGGCTGGCGGCCGGTGTTCCTGGTCAACGTGCCGATCGGGGTGCTGCTGCTGATCGCCAGCCGACGGCTGCTGCCGGTGCTGCCGGGGGACCACGGCCGCCGGTTCGACCTGGTCGGTCTGGTGGTGCTGGCGGCCGCGCTCGGCCTGCTGGTGGTGCCGCTGGTGCTCGGGCACGAGCTGGGCTGGCCGGTCTGGGGCTGGGTGATGCTGGCGGGCAGCGCGGTGCTGTTCGGGGTGTTCGCCGTGGTGGAGCGCCGGATCGCGGCTCGGGGCGGCCAGCCGCTGGTGCCCGGCCGGGTGCTGCGGGCACCGGGTCTGCTGCCCGCCGCCGGGGCGGTCTTCCTGATCATGGCGGCGTTCGCCGGCTTCCTGTTCGCCTTCGCCCTGCACCAGCAGGCCGCGCTCGGTTACAGCGCGCTGCGGGCCGGGCTGCTCTCCGCCCCGCCCGCGCTCGGCTTCGGCCTCTCCAGCCTGTACTGGCAGCGGCTGCCTGCCCGGCTGCACCGGCCGCTGCCGCCGCTGGCGCTGGCCACCACGGCCGGGGCGTACCTGCTCTTCGGCGTACTGGTGAGCGACGGCGCCGACCTCGGCCTCGGCGCCGAACTGGCCCTCGCGGTGGGCGGCCTGGCGGTCGGGTGCGCGTACAGCCCGCTGTTCGCCGCCGCGCTCGGCCGGATCGACCCGGCGGACGCGGCGGACGGCAGCGGCGTGCTGGTGACGGTGATCCAGCTCGGCCAGGTGGTCGGGGTGGCCCTGCTCGGCACCCTCTTCCTCGGCCGGGCCGCGCTCCCGGCGCCGCCCGCCGAATCGGGCCGGGCGCTGCTGGTGACGGTCGTGGCGGTGGCCGCCGCCTTCGTGCTGGCCACCGGCTTCGCGCTGCGCACCCGGCGGGCGACGGCCGCCGGAAGGGATTAG
- a CDS encoding ComEA family DNA-binding protein gives MRTMTPGAARRQETAETVRGRLTYLFLTPAQADPAARAAPPIDPPEPSEDVLPPPAPPPAVRGLLFDRRAVLGLSVLLLLAVGYAVQHFWLGRPSAVAVPATVAAGSSASAPASTGPRSGAGPASGAPPGPASGPTVVVDVAGKVRHPGLRTLPSGARVADALVLAGGPLPDTATDGLNLARVLTDGEQILVGAGAVAGAAPGARAGPVSVNLATREQLDALPGVGPTLAQRILQHRQEHGPFRSLDQLRQISGIGDRKYAELRALLTL, from the coding sequence ATGAGAACGATGACCCCGGGCGCAGCCCGTCGCCAGGAGACCGCCGAGACCGTCCGTGGGCGGCTGACCTATCTCTTCCTGACACCGGCTCAGGCGGATCCGGCAGCTCGGGCGGCCCCGCCGATCGATCCTCCCGAGCCGTCCGAGGACGTGCTGCCGCCGCCCGCGCCGCCTCCGGCTGTGCGCGGTCTGCTGTTCGACCGGCGGGCGGTGCTCGGCCTGTCGGTGCTGCTGTTGCTCGCGGTCGGGTACGCCGTGCAGCACTTCTGGCTCGGCCGTCCCTCGGCGGTCGCCGTCCCGGCCACGGTGGCCGCGGGCTCCTCGGCATCGGCCCCGGCCTCGACCGGGCCGCGCTCGGGGGCAGGGCCGGCGTCGGGAGCGCCGCCGGGGCCGGCGTCGGGGCCGACCGTGGTGGTGGATGTCGCGGGGAAGGTCCGGCACCCGGGCCTGCGGACACTGCCGAGCGGAGCCAGGGTGGCCGACGCGCTCGTGCTGGCGGGCGGTCCGCTGCCCGACACGGCCACCGACGGGCTCAACCTCGCCCGGGTGCTCACCGACGGCGAGCAGATCCTGGTCGGCGCGGGAGCCGTCGCCGGGGCCGCGCCGGGTGCCCGGGCCGGGCCCGTCAGCGTCAACCTGGCCACCAGGGAGCAGCTCGACGCCCTGCCCGGGGTGGGCCCGACGCTGGCTCAGCGCATTCTGCAGCACCGTCAGGAGCACGGCCCGTTCCGCTCCCTCGACCAGCTCCGTCAGATCAGCGGCATCGGTGACCGGAAGTACGCCGAGCTCCGGGCGCTGCTGACGCTGTGA
- a CDS encoding TetR/AcrR family transcriptional regulator gives MPAQEPPADPAPRPPRTGGRTRSQEARSAVLAAAVELLEEIGYQAVTIERIAARAGVAKSTIYRWWKSKAALVLDAYRETVEQRMPDPDTGSTAEDLTVFVAALHSVTERPLRARALRGLMAEAQLDPDFAEPFGAWVQSRRAVVLRVLARGVDRGELPRATDLEALTDQLFGLFWYRLLVGHLPLDPARAPQLVAQLLNSAH, from the coding sequence ATGCCCGCACAGGAACCCCCCGCCGACCCCGCGCCGCGGCCACCCCGCACCGGCGGACGGACCCGCAGCCAGGAGGCCCGGTCGGCGGTGCTCGCCGCCGCCGTCGAGCTGCTGGAGGAGATCGGCTACCAGGCCGTCACCATCGAACGCATCGCCGCCCGCGCCGGCGTCGCCAAGAGCACCATCTACCGCTGGTGGAAGTCCAAGGCCGCCCTGGTGCTGGACGCCTACCGGGAGACGGTCGAGCAGCGGATGCCCGACCCCGACACCGGCAGCACCGCCGAGGACCTGACCGTCTTCGTGGCCGCGCTGCACTCGGTGACGGAGCGTCCGCTACGGGCCCGGGCGCTGCGCGGGCTGATGGCGGAGGCCCAGCTCGACCCGGACTTCGCCGAACCGTTCGGGGCCTGGGTGCAGAGCCGCCGGGCCGTGGTCCTGCGGGTGCTGGCCCGGGGCGTCGACCGGGGCGAACTCCCGCGCGCCACCGACCTGGAGGCCCTCACCGACCAGCTGTTCGGGCTCTTCTGGTACCGCCTGCTGGTCGGCCACCTCCCGCTGGACCCGGCCCGCGCACCCCAGTTGGTCGCCCAGCTGCTCAACAGCGCGCACTAG
- the leuS gene encoding leucine--tRNA ligase: MSETTPAAAEAAATEPFRYGATLAAEIESRWQDIWEKEGTFNAPNPAGALADPNAGDVVSKPHSFIMDMFPYPSGAGLHVGHPLGYIATDVYARYQRMTGHNVLHTLGYDAFGLPAEQHAVATGQHPRITTEAAMANMRQQLRRLGLGHDPRRSIATIDPEYYRWTQWIFLQIFNSWYDQEAGQARPIAELIAQFESGEREVPGRAWAELSAAERDELLGEYRLAYSKEVPVNWCPGLGTVLANEEVTADGRSERGNFPVFKSNLRQWMMRITAYSDRLIADLDLLDWPEAIKLQQRNWIGRSEGARVDFAVSSDAAITVFTTRPDTLFGATYMVLAPEHALVDSIVPAAWPAETHEDWKGGAPTPAEAVAAYRAEAAAKSDVERQVDAKVKTGVFTGAYATNPVSGEPVPVFIADYVLMGYGTGAIMAVPAHDHRDFAFARAFALPMRCVVEPTDGRSEDPSTWDDAFDTYDSVIVNSAHDDLSLNGLSVVDAKAAATEWLAGRGIGEGTVNYRLRDWLFSRQRYWGEPFPIVYDADGVMHALPESMLPVEVPEVEDYSPHTYDPFDSTSSPKTPLSRNEDWVNVELDLGNGPQLYRRETNTMPNWAGSCWYELRYIDPANGEKVVDPANEQYWLGPTAQKPGGGADLYVGGAEHAVLHLLYARFWHKVLHDLGHVSSVEPFHKLFNQGMITADVYRDERGFPVPAAEVEERDGQYFWNGEAVKREAGKMGKSLKNAVAPDEIADEYGADTLRLYEMSMGPLDVSRPWDTRAVVGSYRFLQRLWRNIVSEATGELVVTEEEPDEATLRALHKAIDGIRGDMAGLRFNTAVAKAIELNNFLVKRGSTPRSVAEQIVLMVAPLAPHIAEELWRRLGHTESLTYTDYPVADPAYAVDEAVTCVIQIKGKVKARLEVSPAISDAELEALALADPAVIAAIGDAPVRKVIARAPKLVNIVTG, encoded by the coding sequence ATGAGCGAGACGACCCCCGCCGCGGCCGAGGCCGCTGCCACCGAGCCCTTCCGCTACGGCGCGACGCTGGCCGCCGAGATCGAGTCCCGCTGGCAGGACATCTGGGAGAAGGAGGGGACGTTCAACGCCCCCAACCCGGCCGGTGCGCTGGCCGACCCGAACGCCGGTGACGTCGTCTCGAAGCCGCACAGCTTCATCATGGACATGTTCCCGTACCCGTCCGGTGCGGGCCTTCACGTCGGCCACCCGCTGGGCTACATCGCGACCGACGTCTACGCCCGCTACCAGCGGATGACCGGTCACAACGTGCTGCACACCCTGGGCTACGACGCGTTCGGCCTGCCGGCCGAGCAGCACGCGGTGGCCACCGGCCAGCACCCCCGGATCACCACCGAGGCCGCGATGGCGAACATGCGGCAGCAGCTGCGCCGCCTGGGCCTGGGCCACGACCCGCGCCGGTCGATCGCCACCATCGACCCGGAGTACTACCGCTGGACCCAGTGGATCTTCCTGCAGATCTTCAACTCCTGGTACGACCAGGAGGCCGGCCAGGCCCGCCCGATCGCCGAGCTGATCGCGCAGTTCGAGTCCGGTGAGCGCGAGGTGCCGGGCCGCGCCTGGGCCGAGCTGTCCGCCGCCGAGCGGGACGAGCTGCTGGGCGAGTACCGGCTGGCGTACTCCAAGGAGGTGCCGGTCAACTGGTGCCCCGGTCTGGGCACCGTGCTGGCGAACGAGGAGGTCACCGCCGACGGTCGCTCCGAGCGCGGCAACTTCCCGGTCTTCAAGTCGAACCTGCGCCAGTGGATGATGCGGATCACCGCGTACTCCGACCGGCTGATCGCCGACCTGGACCTGCTGGACTGGCCCGAGGCGATCAAGCTGCAGCAGCGCAACTGGATCGGCCGCTCCGAGGGCGCCCGGGTCGACTTCGCGGTCTCGTCCGACGCGGCGATCACCGTCTTCACCACCCGTCCTGACACCCTGTTCGGCGCCACCTACATGGTGCTGGCCCCCGAGCACGCGCTGGTCGACTCGATCGTCCCGGCCGCCTGGCCGGCCGAGACCCACGAGGACTGGAAGGGTGGCGCCCCCACCCCCGCCGAGGCCGTCGCGGCCTACCGCGCCGAGGCCGCCGCCAAGTCGGACGTCGAGCGCCAGGTCGACGCGAAGGTGAAGACCGGCGTCTTCACCGGCGCGTACGCGACCAACCCGGTCAGCGGCGAGCCCGTGCCGGTCTTCATCGCCGACTACGTGCTGATGGGCTACGGCACCGGCGCGATCATGGCCGTGCCCGCGCACGACCACCGCGACTTCGCCTTCGCCCGGGCCTTCGCGCTGCCGATGCGCTGCGTGGTCGAGCCCACCGACGGCCGCAGCGAGGACCCGTCGACCTGGGACGACGCGTTCGACACGTACGACTCGGTGATCGTGAACTCCGCCCATGACGACCTGTCACTGAACGGCCTGAGCGTAGTCGACGCCAAGGCCGCCGCGACCGAGTGGCTGGCCGGGCGCGGCATCGGCGAAGGCACCGTCAACTACCGCCTGCGCGACTGGCTGTTCAGCCGTCAGCGGTACTGGGGCGAGCCGTTCCCGATCGTCTACGACGCCGACGGCGTGATGCACGCGCTGCCCGAGTCGATGCTGCCGGTCGAGGTCCCCGAGGTGGAGGACTACTCGCCGCACACCTACGACCCGTTCGACTCGACCTCCTCGCCGAAGACCCCGCTGTCCCGCAACGAGGACTGGGTCAACGTCGAGCTGGACCTGGGCAACGGCCCGCAGCTGTACCGCCGCGAGACCAACACCATGCCCAACTGGGCCGGTTCCTGCTGGTACGAGCTGCGCTACATCGACCCGGCCAACGGTGAGAAGGTGGTCGACCCCGCCAACGAGCAGTACTGGCTGGGCCCGACCGCGCAGAAGCCGGGCGGCGGCGCCGACCTGTACGTCGGCGGGGCCGAGCACGCGGTGCTGCACCTGCTGTACGCGCGCTTCTGGCACAAGGTGCTGCACGACCTGGGGCACGTCTCCTCGGTCGAGCCGTTCCACAAGCTGTTCAACCAGGGCATGATCACCGCCGACGTCTACCGCGACGAGCGGGGCTTCCCGGTGCCCGCCGCCGAGGTCGAGGAGCGCGACGGCCAGTACTTCTGGAACGGCGAGGCGGTCAAGCGCGAGGCCGGCAAGATGGGCAAGTCGCTGAAGAACGCGGTCGCGCCCGACGAGATCGCGGACGAGTACGGCGCCGACACCCTGCGCCTGTACGAGATGTCGATGGGCCCGCTGGACGTCTCCCGTCCGTGGGACACCCGCGCGGTGGTCGGCTCGTACCGCTTCCTGCAGCGGCTGTGGCGCAACATCGTCTCCGAGGCCACCGGCGAGCTGGTGGTGACGGAGGAGGAGCCCGACGAGGCGACCCTGCGCGCGCTGCACAAGGCGATCGACGGCATCCGCGGCGACATGGCCGGGCTGCGCTTCAACACGGCGGTGGCCAAGGCCATCGAGCTGAACAACTTCCTGGTCAAGCGCGGCTCCACGCCGCGTTCGGTCGCGGAGCAGATCGTGCTGATGGTCGCCCCGCTGGCCCCGCACATCGCCGAGGAGCTGTGGCGCCGGCTGGGCCACACTGAGTCGCTGACCTACACCGACTACCCCGTGGCCGACCCGGCCTACGCGGTGGACGAGGCGGTCACCTGCGTGATCCAGATCAAGGGCAAGGTGAAGGCCCGCCTGGAGGTCTCGCCGGCCATCTCCGACGCCGAGCTGGAGGCGCTGGCCCTGGCCGACCCGGCCGTGATCGCCGCCATCGGCGACGCCCCGGTCCGCAAGGTGATCGCGCGGGCGCCGAAGCTGGTGAACATCGTCACCGGCTGA
- a CDS encoding alpha/beta fold hydrolase: protein MSKVVVSHGYGASDDSVWFPYLTTELAKSGHQVTVPRLPGTAAPQLEPWRKTYGEAALAAGPAADTVLVGHSIGGVNLLRFLERHDPAVDGVFAGVLLVAASAHEVGYDALAEFFEEPFDWARIRRAARGFRVLQAIDDPVNAPDPAAHVSAFVTGLGATALLTPTGAHFGATPDDHVEVPEAVRLVLELLG, encoded by the coding sequence ATGAGCAAGGTGGTTGTGTCGCACGGTTACGGTGCGAGTGATGACAGTGTCTGGTTCCCGTACCTGACAACGGAGTTGGCGAAGTCCGGCCACCAGGTGACGGTGCCCCGGCTGCCGGGGACGGCGGCGCCGCAGCTGGAGCCGTGGCGCAAGACGTACGGCGAGGCCGCCCTCGCGGCGGGCCCGGCGGCCGACACCGTGCTGGTCGGCCACAGCATCGGCGGGGTGAACCTGCTGCGCTTCCTGGAGCGGCACGACCCGGCCGTGGACGGGGTGTTCGCGGGGGTGCTGCTGGTGGCCGCCTCCGCCCACGAGGTCGGGTACGACGCGCTGGCGGAGTTCTTCGAGGAGCCCTTCGACTGGGCCAGGATCCGCCGGGCGGCCAGGGGTTTCCGGGTGCTCCAGGCCATCGACGACCCGGTCAACGCCCCCGATCCGGCCGCGCACGTCAGCGCGTTCGTGACCGGCCTCGGCGCGACCGCGCTGCTCACGCCGACCGGGGCGCACTTCGGTGCGACCCCGGACGACCACGTCGAGGTGCCGGAGGCCGTCCGGCTGGTGCTGGAGCTGCTGGGCTGA
- a CDS encoding DegV family protein, translating to MSHRLALVTDSTAYLPQQAIDRHRITVVPLSVVVGDTVLTEGVEISPKDVAEALRGKQRVTTSRPSPETFAAAYRAAAEAGATGIVSAHISAELSGTGEAARLAAAEAGIPVRVVDSRLVGMALGHCVLTAAQAIEDGLDLDAVAAAATARAERTSGFFYVDTLEYLRRGGRIGAARALLGSALSVKPLLHLSGGRIEPLEKVRTASRAIARLEEIAVEKAGTDEVDITVHHLAAEDRAEPLAERLRARVPGLRELSVVEVGAVIGAHVGPGLLAVVVAPR from the coding sequence ATGTCCCACCGCCTCGCCCTCGTCACCGACTCCACGGCCTACCTTCCGCAGCAGGCCATCGACCGGCACCGGATCACGGTGGTCCCGCTCAGCGTGGTGGTCGGTGACACGGTCCTGACCGAGGGCGTCGAGATCTCCCCGAAGGACGTCGCCGAGGCGCTCCGCGGCAAGCAACGGGTGACCACCTCCCGCCCCAGCCCGGAGACCTTCGCCGCCGCCTACCGGGCCGCCGCCGAGGCCGGGGCCACTGGCATCGTCTCGGCGCACATCTCCGCCGAGCTGTCCGGCACCGGCGAAGCGGCCAGGCTGGCCGCCGCCGAGGCCGGGATCCCGGTCCGGGTGGTCGACAGCCGCCTGGTCGGCATGGCGCTCGGCCACTGCGTCCTGACGGCGGCTCAGGCCATCGAGGACGGGCTCGACCTGGACGCGGTGGCCGCCGCCGCGACCGCCAGGGCGGAGCGGACCAGCGGCTTCTTCTACGTGGACACCCTGGAGTACCTGCGGCGGGGTGGCCGGATCGGCGCCGCGCGGGCGCTGCTCGGCTCCGCGCTCTCGGTCAAGCCGCTGCTGCACCTCTCCGGCGGCCGGATCGAACCGCTGGAGAAGGTCCGGACGGCCTCCCGGGCGATCGCCCGGCTGGAGGAGATCGCGGTCGAGAAGGCGGGCACCGACGAGGTGGACATCACCGTGCACCACCTGGCCGCCGAGGACCGGGCCGAGCCGTTGGCGGAGCGGCTGCGGGCGCGGGTGCCGGGGCTGCGCGAGCTGTCGGTGGTGGAGGTGGGCGCGGTGATCGGCGCCCACGTCGGTCCCGGGCTGCTGGCCGTGGTGGTCGCACCGCGCTGA